From Strix aluco isolate bStrAlu1 chromosome 33, bStrAlu1.hap1, whole genome shotgun sequence:
CTCGGCGAGCCCGGCGGGGCCCCAGGGGGGCACCCAGGAGGGGTACGCCGtccggggggggcggcggggcgggcggcagcgagCTCCAGGTGATTTCCAGCACCCGCAGGGCATCCTCGAAGGCGAACTCCCGCTtgagctccagcagcagccagcggTAGCAGAAAAGCAAGTCGTGAGCGCCGCGGGCGGCCAGGAAGGCCCAGAAAGGGGGGTCGGCGCGGCGCAGGAGGCGCCGGAGGTGGGCGAAGGCGCGGGCCAGCCCCCGGCCGCCGGGGCGGAAGCGGGGACCCAGGCGGCGCATGAGGGCGCAGAAGCAGAGAAAGGCCTGGGCCTCGTCGTCCAGCACGGCCAGCAGCGGGGCGGCCACGTCCGACATGCCCTGGCAGTAGGAGAGGCGCGGGTGGCCCAGCGCGAAGGTGGTGAGCAGGGCCTGCAGCGCAGCCAGGTGGGGGTGTCCCTCCTCGGGGCCCCCAAAGTAGGGGTGGCCCCGGTCAGTGCGCACCACGTCCTTGCGCACGGCGGCGCCCACCAGCGCCAGCTCAGCTGGGGCTGCCCGGGCGGCCAGCAGGGCCTTCAGCGCCGCGTACTCGCCCGCCTTCTGCCGCAGGTGGGCCAGCCGCTCCTGCCCCGACAGCCCCGCCGGGAAGACATTCAGCAGGTACCGCCAGACCACCTGAGAGGGGGGAAGATGGGGCAGAGAGGGTCAGGGACCCCGAGAGGACTCAGGGAGGCTGGCGGGAGCCGGGGGGGGACCCACCTTACGCAGGCCAGGCTCGACGCCACCGTGGTAGACGTGGAGACGCAGGTCGTGGGGCCGCAGCAGCCGCCCACCAGGGCCCAGGTAGGTGCGGAGGTCAGCGTCACTCAGGGGGGCGCAGGGGGGCGGCGGCAgagggggtgagggaggggacCCCTCAGGCCATGCCAGGGCTGCCTGCGCCCGGGCCAGTGTCCGGCCCACCTGTGGGGAAACGGGTCACAGTGGTGCTGGGAGGCACCTGGATACATAAGCAGATACTGCACGGGGAAATTGGAAGCACTGAGCGGGGAAACTGAGAGGCACTGGAAGGGGACTAGAGAGCAACTAGGATCCCAGAAAGGGTGTTGAGGAAAACCAGAAGCACTGGGAAACACTAGAAAGGAACCGGGATGGCCGAGGTCGCAGCAGGAGCATTCCACAAGCTCTCAGCAGGGTGAGGGAAGCCAGGGCCCCCTCCCAGATGCCCGAGTCCCACTTACCTGTGCCAGCAGGGCCTGGGTGAagggcagtgctgcagccagGAGTGAGCGGCGCTCGGGGAggggctctgctgctgccacctcccgGGGGCTGATGATGTCCCAGTCCTCCAGCAGCGGGCCTGCGGCACCCGGATGCCTGGGTCCCTCCACTGGGCACCCAGGTCTCCATTCTGACACCCACCCCGACGCCTGGGTCCCTTCCTGACACCCACCCTAGGGGAACTGCACATCCGGgtctccccccaccacccccctggggATGCTAGGCTTCCCCCTCTCTAAAACAAGACACTCCACCCAGCCCTCCTGGGTCCTGCCTCACCGACCCAGATGCCTGAGTCCCACCACTCTGCTGACACCGGGGACCTCCACTCACTTTCGGCGGGGGGCCGGACATCGAGGCGCAGGCGCAGGGCGGGCCGGGCACAGGCAAAGGCAGCCGCCAGGTCCCCATCGCTCAGCAATGGTACGAAGGTTTCCTGGCCCTGGGGGTCACGGGCCGCGAAGCTGACTGAGAAGCTCTTCTTCCTGAGGGGATGCGAGGGAAAGCTCAGCCACCGAGGCCCCCCCAGGGGATCAGGCAGCCGGGGAGGGAGGCCCGGGCTCACCCCTGGAGGTCGAAGGCACGGGCCAGGATGTGCTGCAGCACGTCCAGCGATGTGATCTGGGGGTCGACGGCGAAGGAGCGGAACTCAGGCGGCATCAGCCCCTCGCTCTTCTGCAGGCAGCATCAGCGAGGCACGGGGAGGGGCTCAGGGCCCGGGCTGGAGTCCCGgcaccgccccctccccgcctcagGCCCAGCCCCTCACTGCTGCCCAAAATGGCGGCACAGCCCGTCGCCACGGCAACAGCGCCCCAGCGTCCCCCACGTGACCCGCCCAGCGGTGACCACGCCCCCGTCAGTAACGCGATGCCCCCACCCCTGCGACAGGTGGCCCCGCCCACCACCACGTATCGCCCCACCCCCCCGGGCCACCGAGTACCGCCTCCAGAGCCGCCCCGTCCCTCCGCCCTTagcccctccccccccgcccttaGTCCCACCCCCTCACCTTGACGCGCACGCGCACCACCTCACACTCCTCCTCCACCGCAGCCCCGCCCCCGGGACAAaccccgccccccgccgcagccgccatagtgggggcggggggggggggctccgcgCAGGCGCAGAGCGAGAactcgggggggcggggggggggggtgtcgtgCCGCCACCGCCCCCCTACCGGGAAAGCGGGGGGAAGGTGTTACGTCACCGTGCTGACGTCACGCCGCGCCCCCTCAGTGGAAATCGCCGGGCGCGGGGCAGAGCCGGAGCGGCGCCGCGATCGTCCCCGTCCTGCGGCCGCGGCGATGGCAACAACATCCGGGTCAGCGCCCGGAAGTGACGTCACGGGGCTGGACGGTCAGGCGCACACAGCGCGCAGCACAGTGTCACGGCGCAGCCCCGCCCCCCCGAACGGAGCCAATGAGGCAGCGGCAGCGGTTCACAAGGGGTTTATTAAGGGGGAAACCGAGGGGCGCATGCGGGCCCCCCCTTAAAGGGGCAACGCCCTCCAGAAGGGGCCACCCCCTCCTTAAAGGGGCGTCTCCCCTTAAAGCAGCAACGTCCCCGCCGTCCAGCGCGTGGGGGAGGCGGAGCCGACAGAGGCGGGGCGGGGAGAGGCCCCGCCCACAGGCAGAGGCCCCGCCCCTCaggggggcccggggggcgccgcgCGCTCCTtgctgagccgggccagctcctGCGTTAGCGCCTCCAGGTCCTGGGGGCGGATGGAGGCGGGGTCAGCGCGCCTCGCCCCCGCCCCGAggccccagcccacccccaggcCCGAGGCCCCACCCCCGGTCCCACCCCCAGACCCCACCCCTGCCCAAGGCCCCACCCACCTGGCCCAGGTGCAGGTTCTTGGTCAGCTGCTCCTCTAACATGTTCTGCAGCTTCTTGTTCATCTCCCGCAGCCCCTCCTCCCCTGGCCCCGTGCCCCGCCGGGGGGGCCCGGGAGGGCCTGCAGCCTCTGGGGGGGGGCAGCCGGAGCCAAGGTGAGCgcggggaggtggggaggggccgagggctgcggggggggggctcaCCCAGGCGGCTGTCGCGCACGAAGCTCTGGATGATGGCGCTCTTGCGGCACAGGTCCTCCGCCATCGAGGCGCTGCTCACCTCCAGGTGACGcacctggggaggggaggaaggcagcagcagtgacccccccactgcccctccccagccctcccagccccacccATGCCACGCCTAGTaccttctcctccagcagccaccgCTCCTGCTGGCTCTGGGCCAGGCGCTGGAACAGCTCCGCCACCTCTGCCGGGGACAGGCCCCCCCCACCGGGGACCCCCCCACCaccgctgcccccccccgggcTTCCTGAGCCCGactgcaggggagggtggggtCAGGGGGGGGCCTGCACCCAGGGCAAGGCcacaccccccagcccagccccacccCCCACTCCAGTCTCCCCCCCCAGCTGGGGAGGGGCCAGGCTGGCCCCACTCCCCCACCACAGACCCCCCCTGATGTgacaccaccccccaccccccaccccccccccccagcagccctcaCCCAGCCACACCCAACCCAGCCACACCCCAAGCCACACCCCTGCTGTAGCCACACCCCATTCCCCTCAGACCCCTCCCCTTGGCGGCCCCGCCTCTGCCCCAGGCCCCGCCCACCTTGGTGCTGCCAGGGGCGGAGCCATCACGGCCCAGGGACGAGAGGCTGCTGCTGtcgccccccggcccccgcccgggggagcccccctccagccccagctcctccaggcCTGCCAGGGCAAAAaaggggacccaggtgtccgaGATGGGCCCACCCCTCCTCCAGCTCTGcggaggggggaaagggggccCAGGCACTACCCAACCCCAGAGAACCCAGGGGTCTGGGCACCCCCCCTTCACCCCACACCCTCCAGGAGACCCTGTTacccctctccccacacaccCAGGCGTTCCATGGCATTTAGGGCACCCCTGCACCTATTTTCCTCCCACCAGCAGACTCCAACACTCCCCCAACCTGCAGACCCAGGACTGCCCAGGCGTCCAGGAGGCCCCCCCTTGAGGGGACCCCGGTGCCTGGGAGCCTCCCCCAGTCCCACAGGGGACACCAGCGTCCAGCTACCGCTGCGCGCACGGGTGggggccagcagctcctgcagccgcTCCTGCAGGCGGTCGGCCCGGCGccgctccagctgcagctgccgCTTCAGGTCCTtcagctgcgggggggggggacggacaacAACGGGGAGGGGAGGTCAGGGCCCTGCGCAGGACCCCGGCCTCTAggcgcccccccacccccggggtcCCTCACCGCGGCGCTGCCCTTCTTCTCCAGGATGCGCTGCCCATCCCGGACGTCCTTCAGCTCCTGGGGGAACAGAGAGGAGTGGAGGAGATTTGGGGGGTCCCAGAGAAGATTTGTGGGTGCTGAGGGGAGTCTGGAGGGTCCTGGGGGCTCACAGTGAACCCAGGAGAATGCAGGGGGCCAGGAAGAATTCGGAGAAAGATCCCAGAGGAGTTTGGGGACCTgggaggggatttggggggtACTTGGGCATCTGAAGGTCTCTGGTGGGGGATCTGTGGGGCTCTCCACAGAGGAGCTGGGAGTCCCAGTGAGATTTCTGGTGGTCTCAGGAGGGCTGGAGAATGCCATGGGGGTGTATCTGGGGTTCCCAGGGGGGCTGCGAGGGGATCCTGGTGGCTCAGGGAGGGGCACTGGGGGATAGGGTGGCTCTGAGGGTCCCACGGAGGTGGATTTCGGGGTGGGGGTACCTGGCGCAGTGCCCGGTCCTCAGCCTCCTGCAGCTCCCGCTGCCGCTCAGCATcccccagcgctgcctgcagctccccaaCACGGCCCTGGGGACAGCAGAGAGTCACACCCAGTCCTGGCACCTATAGGGCTCTACAGGGCCGCGGGGGAGTAGGCATGGCTCCTGTAACATCCCTGGACAAGCTCTGTAAGTCTGGTAGGGCCCCTACAACAGGCCAGGCTCAATACAACTCTTTATGGAGCCTCTATAGATGTCGTAGCATCTCTGGGTTCCTACGGCCTTTAGAAAACCACAGATCACCCTATAGATCCTCCAGACTCTGGTGCACCCCACAGGCCCTGTAATGTTGTAAGAGGCTCTACTGAACACATGCAACGTATAAAAAGTGCTTTTAGCTCTTCCAACACTCTACAGCGTCTATAGATTCTATAGAGTCTCAGATAACTACATGGGTTCCTCGCGGTTCCTCTGCACGCCGCAGCACTCTAAAGGTTCTATAGAGTCACAGAAGCCCTTACGATCTCCACGCTACCCCAACATTTCTTACGTTTTCCACAAAAGCACGATAAACCTCGTAAAACCTCACAAATACTATGCATGACGTGTCACACGCATGTAAACGTGCAGCACCAATAACCGTGTAAAACCCCTTGTAGCTGCTACGGTCGTTACAGAAGTACAACAACGGCTCCAGCGATACGGCGTTTCTACAGCCCCTGTAGCTCCACGGGGGGGCCTAGAGCCCCCCTGGGGTCCGAGGGGGATCCCCTATAGCCACACGCTCACCTCCAGTTCGGCCCGGTGCTGCTCCATGCAGGCACGGACGGCTGCCGCGTGCTCCTGCGCCTGACgctccagctgctcctggggGGAGACGGGACAGGCTGGGGGGCGTCCCCATCCCGGCGGGAGGCGCGTCAGAGGGGAGGGCGGTGCTGACCTGCGCCTGCTGCCGGCCCCGCTCGCTCTCCCTGCAGGTGTCCTCCGCCTCTGCCAGCCGCCGCCGCAGCTCGTCCCGCTCCCCCGTGCACACCTGCGGGCGCACCGCCAGGCACACGCCTCGCACACGCACCCCGGGACAGCACCTCGGGGACCTCAAGTCCTCCCAGGGCCCCAAAACCCCCCAGGAAGAGGGCCAGGGGCGCCTGGAGATGGTGTCAGGGTACCTCTGGGACCCTAAATCCCCCCTGGGGACCCCCAAATGGCCCAGGATGAGGTCAGGAGCAGCCTGAGGAGCCCTAAACCCACCCACGGATCCCCGAGGCGAGACAGGGTGCGAAGCACAGCAGGGACCTCAAAGTCCCCCAGGAACCTGAAACTCTTCGGGGCTTTTAAACTGAAACCCAAAACACTCCCAGGAATCCAAAACCACCCTCAAGGAAACCCCAACCTCCCCTCCAGGGGATCCCAAACCACCCCCCAGGGACACCCAACCCCCCGGGGAGCCCAACCACCACCCCGGGACCCCCAAGAGCGCCCCGGCCCCACCTGGAGCTGGGCGTCGAGGGCGTCGCACTGCGCCTGGGCCTCCTGCAGCTCCCGGGCCAGGGCCCCGCTCCGCTCCTGCAGCTCCACCTCCGCCTGCCGCCCCACACAGCGCTCTATAGGGCCCTATAGGGtccggcggcgctgcccgcggccgtATAGAGCTGCTCCAGGCTGCCCAGACCCAGACAAGACTGCCCTGGGGCCATCAGCTGCCACACGGCGCTGTACAGAGGCTGCAGGGCCCCACCCTACACCCCCCCCCATGTCATAGGGTGCTCCCCAAAGAGTCTAACACCAAGATGTGACCCTCAGGAGCCCCCAACACACAGGTGCTCCCCAGTTTCTCCAGGGAGCCTCCCGGGACTCCCACAACACCATGGGGCACCCCTAGGACCCCAGCAACACCCCAAGGTGCTCCCCCAAGAACCCCCAAcgcccggggacaccccccccggGTGCCCCCACCTGGGCCgcagcctccagctcctgctgcagctgctggttcTGGGCCTGGAGCTCCCGAAATTCCTCATCCCGTCGGACCCGGAGCTCCTCCGCCTCTGTCCTGGGGTGCATGGAGGGAACTGGGTGTCTGAGGGGGGTCCCAGGCATCCCGGGGAGACACCGGGCCCACCCCATGAACCCCAGGAGCCACCCACCGACTGTCCCTGAGCAATGTCTCCTTCTCTGCCTGCAACTGGAGGAAACTGgcggggggaggaaaaaaatagacaaaaagcCAGAAAATAACCACATCGTGCCCTAAACAAAGCCCAGATCTCCGGGCACTCTCACCTCTCCTGCTTCTTCCTCAGTTTCTCTGTGAGCTGAGAAGCAGTAACACAAACACCACTCTCAGTGGAACGATGACGATCCCTCCAGCACCCACTGAGAGCTCCCAGAACCCCTTCAGTGCCCTCAAACCCCTCTGAGGCCCCCGAAATCCTCCTGGGACACCCCTCGGACATCCCCAAATCCCTCTGGGACACCCCCGAGGTCCCCAGGATCCCAGAGTTCTCCAAGACACCAGAAGTCCCCACAGACTCTGCCAAGGTCCCCCAGAAGCTCCCAAATCCCCTCAAGAGCCCCCCAAAACCCTGTGGGACTGCAACCCTCCCAGATCTCCTATGGGAGCCCCCCCCAACTccaaatacccccaaatcctCCTCAGGGCCCCCTAAAAGGGCCCAGCCTTACCTTGGccacctctgcctgcagctgggccACCTCCGCCTGCAAAAGACCCCCAGACGTGCCCCCCATGTCCTAAGTTCCACCTACACACTTTCCGTTCTGATATACCTTCACGGTCTCCTGCcccaatttctttctgttttcagctgcatttttactGCATCTCTCCCCAAAACCCTTCTCATCAAAGCCCACACCATCTGTGTGGGCCCAAACACCCCTTAcacatccccccacccctctcatTCTCTCACAACCTTCCTAACCCATTACAAAACCCCAACCCTCACCCCCTCCGGTGCCTGCATTTCTCCCCACATCCATTCATCCCCCCATATTTCCCCCAAAACTCCCCTCCCCCATACTTCTGAACCTTTTTTAGCCCCTCCAGACCCCCCAAGCTTCCCACACACCCGACTCCCCTCACAACATACCTGGGCAGCGAGTACTGGAAGTTCCCTGGGGGAAGtgtcacccccagcccctcctctgcCGGCTGCACCTCCCCGGGGGGCTCCAGGGGGGCTGAGAGAGTGGGGGCTCAGACCCATATCCCCCCCACTGAGCCCCATAAACACCCCCCCAGCCTGATAGGGACCCACAGAAACCCCACACCCACCCGATGGGCACTCTGTGCCCCACAGAGACCCCCCTATCCCACCCCCTAGGCAGCCATACTGCCCTACAGACAGCGACAAGGCCCATATAAACACCCTCTCCggcaccccaacaccccccaggGACAATCCCAGAACACCCCCAAGCCCTCAGGAACCCCCAAACCTCCCAAAGACCCCAGAGAGCCCGACATCGTCCCCCAGGTGCCCCCTCACCATCTGTAGGGGCCAAGGGGGCCCCACTGTCACCAGCAGCCCCATcgggggggggctctgcagagGCCGGGGGGTcatgggggggtcctgggggctcCCCCTCCCGCAGCCGCCGGTTCTCCTCCTCCAGTCCCTCGATCTGCGCACACAGCTGGGACCCCCTCCAAGGTCAGGCACCCGCGGGATCCCCCAGGCCCCTCCATGGGACCCAAAGGGATCCCCAAGACCCCCCAGAAGGGGTTGGGAGCCCCTGTGGTGACACTGGTCACCCCCAGAGACCCCAAAATGACACCAAGAAAACTCCCAGACCCTGGAAGTGACACTGGGGACCCCCAGGGATCCTTTGGGTCCCGTCCTCCCCCCCAGTGAGGCAGAACCTCCCAGAGTGACATCAGGGACACCCCAAGAACCCCTAAGGTGGCACTGGAGGCATTAGAGACCCCCAGGATGGCCTAGGAGACATGGAGGAGGGATATTGGGTTCCCTGGAAGGCCCAGAACCCCCACCTTGGCCAGCTCACGCAGAAGGGTGCTGTTCTGGAGGCGGAAATCGTCCTCCTGGCTCTGGAGCTTCCCCTGCAGCATCCGTGTCTCCCCCAGTAGCGCCTCCacctcctggggggggggggtccacCACTGGTATCCTGTGGCCAGGACCCCCAGAACTCCCCCCGGGCTCCCTGCAGACCCCCCCAGACCCCATAGCATCCCCCGCAGTGACCCCTGACACCCCTCAGCACCTACATGGACCCTATGGAGACCTACAGGACTAACCCAAGAGCCCCTCAAGAGCCCCTGGGACACCTCTCAGTGACTAGAGACTCCCCAGGGACTACCCAGGATCCCCAGGAACCCACCCGGCATCCCTAGAGACCACCTAGATCCACCCAGCACCTTTGTAGGCACTGCAGAGACCTTGCTGGCACTCACAGGGACCCCCCAAGACTCCCTCCAGCATCCCTGGAGAGCCTCCAGGACCTCCCAGCACATCCAAGGGCCCCCCAGCATCATGAAAGACCCTCTAggcccccccaccacccccagaaACCTCCCAGTATCTCTCAAGGACCTTTCCAACCCTTCTCCAACAGCATTAGAGACGCCCCAAGGAGACCCTCAGCACAGTTAATGACGCCCCAAGACCCCGCCCCAGCACCTTCAGAAATCTCTCCAGGACCGCCCCCCCAGCACCTACAGACAGCACCCCTCAAGGCCCGCCCTCCCAGCACCCACAGagacccccccaggaccccccccagcacccacagagaCCCCCCCAGGACCCACCTGCGCCTTCTTACTCTTACTGAGGGCCTACAAGAGAAAGAAGCGGtcgcagcggggccgggggctgcagggcaggtcAGAGCCCACGGCAGGGGCTCCCCTCACCTTGTTGGCCTTGGCCAGGTCCTTGTCCAGCGCCTGCACCCGCTGCCGCAGCCCCAACAGCTCTGGGGGAACACGGGCCGTcagggaggcggcggccgggccgccccccccggAGTCCCCCATCGCATCCCGCCCCCGTACCGGCGCCGTTCTTCCGCAGCTCATCCGAGAGACGGTAGTTCTCCGTCcgcagctccagcagctgcgcctgggaggggggagcggggtgagcggggcggcggcgggccgagAGCCCcgagccccgggcccggccccacCTGCATCCGCTGGAACTCCTCAGCCGACAGGGCCTGCGCCATCTTGGCGCCGCGGGAGGACCCCGCGAGGCGGAGCCGGAAGCGGACGCTCTAGCGGGCCCGCGGGAGGCGTAGAGACGCGGAAGTGACGTCACACCACGGCCACAGAGCtggcggccgccccggcgggcAGAGGGGCCGTGCGGGGACCATAGAGACGGTCCCGGCGCGGAGGGGCCGTGTAGGCCCCCGGGGCACCACAAGGCCCACGCAGCCCCCCCTCGCGACTCGCGGACTGTCCCCCACCGCTGCGCGGTCCATTGGCCCCCGGTGCTGCAGGCCCAGGACGGACCGCGCCATGGGGACCACCCCGCAGCGGTCCCCTCGGCTGTACCGGCCCCCTGGGTGCTACAGGCCTTATAGGGGCTCCCCTGGTTCTACACAGGGCCCCCCGGGTGCTGCCAATCCGACCGAAGCCCCCCCGCTCTGTAGGCGCCGCCCCCGCTCCCCGGCACCGGGCGGCTCTTCGTTAACAAACGTTTATTTCCCACGCGGCGGTTTCCGTACAAAATCGGAGGGGGAACGGGGGGCCGGTCCCTTTAAGGGAGCCGGTGGGCGGGGCCTCTAAAAGAGGGCGGGACCGAGGAGGGTTAGTACGGTGGGCGGAGCGTGTGAGAGTGACAGCGGGGGGGCGGGGCTTCGTGCCTGAGGGCCCAGCCCCCAGGAGCCCgccagcgggggggggggggggggggggggggaggggggctgagggggcggGGCCTCTCCATGGGGCGGGACCGGAGGTGTCTTCCCTGAGGGGCGGGGCTTCCCCTGAGGCGGGGCTGAAGAGAAACCTTAAAAGGGCCACACCTAAGTGGGGCCCACGCCAGAACCTTAAAAGGGCCACACCATGCGTCCTCCATAAAAGGGCCATGCCCAGACGAGGTCCTTTAACGGGGCCCACCAACTGGGCACCTTCAAAGGGCAATACAGTGCCATCCTTAAAAAGGGCTTTCCCGTTCTGAGGGCCTTAAAAGGGCACCCTGTGAGGCCCACAAGAAACAGCCAtcggggtgctggggtggggccTCAAGGGGTGCACGGGGGCCCTTCGAAGGGCCACGCAGTGGGGAGGGTCCTTACAAGGGCCACGCCCGAGGGTCCTTAAAGGGGTGGCGTGGGCGGCGCTCAGGAGTCGTCCTCCATGCTGAGACTGCTGCGGGGGCTGGAGGCGCGGGAGGGCCCGGGGGAGGCGAGGAGGGCGCCAGGAGGGCCGAGGGGTGACAGTCCCCCACCATCATCCATCAGGATATCATCCAAGCTCCCCTCAGCACCCCCCAGGCCCAGGGGCAGGCCCAGCCCTGGGGGCAGGTCGTCAGCCAGCGCCAGGTCCAGGAGGcactggggagtgggggggccccctggggggaagggggggcccCCAGGGGCCTCCTCGCAGCCCCCCTCGGCCACTGGCGCCGCTGGAGGGCTCAGGGGGAGCCCGTGCAGCTGCGCCTGCAGCTCCAGCTCCTGGGGTACAGGGGAGGTCAGTGATCCATGGGCCCAAATATACCCCCCAGTCTCACAGATCTCCCCAGACCCCAGCTCAGCCCAACCAGCCTCGCAGTAACACAACACCACCCCCATTCCCCTGGTTCCGCTCCCCCTGGCCTCATGAGCACCCCCCTCCAGATGACTGACGAACCCATAATGCTCCCATAGCCCCCCAATAGCCCCTTGAAGTCCCCAAAACCCATGGTCTACCCTTCTCTGACCCTGTAGCCCCCCAACCCAGTCCACAGAgcctcccagctctgctccagccccacagaCTCCCAATTCCGCCCTTCCCAGTGCCATAAACCATCTCCTTAAACCCACaggaccccccaccccagccccccagACCTGGACGCGGAGCTGGAGGCTGCGGTTCGCCTGCTCCAAGCGCTGCTGGTGCAGCTCGAGCTCCCGGGAGCGCTGCGTCTCCTTCTGCAGCTTGCGGATGTAATCCACCGAGGCTTTCAGGATGGTGCCTTTGTTCCAGCGCATCTCCCTGCCGGCATTGTGACGCCTGGGTCCCGCTGGCACCTCCCGTAGGTACCCCCAGATGCCAGAGTCCCTCACAGGACCTGCTGTGGACCCCCAGCAGCCACCCAGATGCCAGGGCCCCCTTGGGGAGTGGGGTCCCCCACTCACGGGTCGTTGGATTTGGGGATGAGAGTCCCTAGTTCCTTGATGCGGTCGTTGATGTTGAATCGTCGGCGCCGCTCGACTGCGGAGGGGAAACACGTCAGCCCTGTGGCAGCCCCCCCGGGCCCTTCCGGCCGCCCCTTTTGCCCCCAGCTCACTCAGGTTGTGGTTGTCCTTCTTCTGCCGCTCCTTCAGCAGCGCCTTTGCCTCCGTTTCTGGGGGCAAGGGAGCAGCCATCAACAACCTCAGGGCAGGACCCcaacccctcctgccccacagggaCCCACCCTTgagcctccctgccccacagggACTCCCCAAGTACCCCCCTGGGCCCTTTCTGCCCCATAGCCCTCCCTCCAGCCTCACAGTGACCCCTAAGACCCTCCATACCCCAAAGAGAACCCTGGACCTCCTCCCCACCATAGtgagcccccccagaccccgtCTAGCCACATAAGGACCCCCCCaaggaccccccccaccccatagTACCTCTTGGGCCCCCTCCTGGCCCCATAGGGACACCCCCAGGCCCTGCCACCCCCCAAGAGGGGCCCCCCCTA
This genomic window contains:
- the GRIPAP1 gene encoding GRIP1-associated protein 1 isoform X2, with product MAQALSAEEFQRMQAQLLELRTENYRLSDELRKNGAELLGLRQRVQALDKDLAKANKALSKSKKAQEVEALLGETRMLQGKLQSQEDDFRLQNSTLLRELAKLCAQIEGLEEENRRLREGEPPGPPHDPPASAEPPPDGAAGDSGAPLAPTDAPLEPPGEVQPAEEGLGVTLPPGNFQYSLPRRRWPSCRQRWPRTEAEELRVRRDEEFRELQAQNQQLQQELEAAAQAEVELQERSGALARELQEAQAQCDALDAQLQVCTGERDELRRRLAEAEDTCRESERGRQQAQEQLERQAQEHAAAVRACMEQHRAELEGRVGELQAALGDAERQRELQEAEDRALRQELKDVRDGQRILEKKGSAALKDLKRQLQLERRRADRLQERLQELLAPTRARSGSWTLVSPVGLGEAPRHRGPLKGGPPGRLGSPGSAGLEELGLEGGSPGRGPGGDSSSLSSLGRDGSAPGSTKSGSGSPGGGSGGGGVPGGGGLSPAEVAELFQRLAQSQQERWLLEEKVRHLEVSSASMAEDLCRKSAIIQSFVRDSRLEAAGPPGPPRRGTGPGEEGLREMNKKLQNMLEEQLTKNLHLGQDLEALTQELARLSKERAAPPGPP
- the GRIPAP1 gene encoding GRIP1-associated protein 1 isoform X1, with amino-acid sequence MAQALSAEEFQRMQAQLLELRTENYRLSDELRKNGAELLGLRQRVQALDKDLAKANKALSKSKKAQEVEALLGETRMLQGKLQSQEDDFRLQNSTLLRELAKLCAQIEGLEEENRRLREGEPPGPPHDPPASAEPPPDGAAGDSGAPLAPTDAPLEPPGEVQPAEEGLGVTLPPGNFQYSLPRRRWPSCRQRWPSFLQLQAEKETLLRDSRTEAEELRVRRDEEFRELQAQNQQLQQELEAAAQAEVELQERSGALARELQEAQAQCDALDAQLQVCTGERDELRRRLAEAEDTCRESERGRQQAQEQLERQAQEHAAAVRACMEQHRAELEGRVGELQAALGDAERQRELQEAEDRALRQELKDVRDGQRILEKKGSAALKDLKRQLQLERRRADRLQERLQELLAPTRARSGSWTLVSPVGLGEAPRHRGPLKGGPPGRLGSPGSAGLEELGLEGGSPGRGPGGDSSSLSSLGRDGSAPGSTKSGSGSPGGGSGGGGVPGGGGLSPAEVAELFQRLAQSQQERWLLEEKVRHLEVSSASMAEDLCRKSAIIQSFVRDSRLEAAGPPGPPRRGTGPGEEGLREMNKKLQNMLEEQLTKNLHLGQDLEALTQELARLSKERAAPPGPP
- the GRIPAP1 gene encoding GRIP1-associated protein 1 isoform X3 yields the protein MAQALSAEEFQRMQAQLLELRTENYRLSDELRKNGAELLGLRQRVQALDKDLAKANKALSKSKKAQEVEALLGETRMLQGKLQSQEDDFRLQNSTLLRELAKLCAQIEGLEEENRRLREGEPPGPPHDPPASAEPPPDGAAGDSGAPLAPTDAPLEPPGEVQPAEEGLGVTLPPGNFQYSLPRRRWPSCRQRWPSFLQLQAEKETLLRDSRTEAEELRVRRDEEFRELQAQNQQLQQELEAAAQVCTGERDELRRRLAEAEDTCRESERGRQQAQEQLERQAQEHAAAVRACMEQHRAELEGRVGELQAALGDAERQRELQEAEDRALRQELKDVRDGQRILEKKGSAALKDLKRQLQLERRRADRLQERLQELLAPTRARSGSWTLVSPVGLGEAPRHRGPLKGGPPGRLGSPGSAGLEELGLEGGSPGRGPGGDSSSLSSLGRDGSAPGSTKSGSGSPGGGSGGGGVPGGGGLSPAEVAELFQRLAQSQQERWLLEEKVRHLEVSSASMAEDLCRKSAIIQSFVRDSRLEAAGPPGPPRRGTGPGEEGLREMNKKLQNMLEEQLTKNLHLGQDLEALTQELARLSKERAAPPGPP
- the GRIPAP1 gene encoding GRIP1-associated protein 1 isoform X6, whose amino-acid sequence is MAQALSAEEFQRMQAQLLELRTENYRLSDELRKNGAELLGLRQRVQALDKDLAKANKALSKSKKAQEVEALLGETRMLQGKLQSQEDDFRLQNSTLLRELAKLCAQIEGLEEENRRLREGEPPGPPHDPPASAEPPPDGAAGDSGAPLAPTDAPLEPPGEVQPAEEGLGVTLPPGNFQYSLPRRRWPSCRQRWPRTEAEELRVRRDEEFRELQAQNQQLQQELEAAAQVCTGERDELRRRLAEAEDTCRESERGRQQAQEQLERQAQEHAAAVRACMEQHRAELEGRVGELQAALGDAERQRELQEAEDRALRQELKDVRDGQRILEKKGSAALKDLKRQLQLERRRADRLQERLQELLAPTRARSGSWTLVSPVGLGEAPRHRGPLKGGPPGRLGSPGSAGLEELGLEGGSPGRGPGGDSSSLSSLGRDGSAPGSTKSGSGSPGGGSGGGGVPGGGGLSPAEVAELFQRLAQSQQERWLLEEKVRHLEVSSASMAEDLCRKSAIIQSFVRDSRLEAAGPPGPPRRGTGPGEEGLREMNKKLQNMLEEQLTKNLHLGQDLEALTQELARLSKERAAPPGPP